The genomic window TCGACGGTGATTCGGGCGAGTTCGAGCTCCGACTCTGCTGCGGCGACCGACTCGCTCGCCGACGTGACATCTGCCGTCGCAGCAGCGAGGGCGGATTTCGCGTTGCTCACGCGTGCGGGAAACACCGTCTCCAGCTCGACCCGCATCGACTCGATCTGCCGATCCGTCGACGCCAGCGAAAGCTCCGCGGCGTCGACAGACTGTTGGAAGCGATTCTCGGCGATTTCCGCAAGAACCGTCGCCTCACGAATCGGTTCGCCTTGCTCGTCGCGAAGCATCCCACCTCGGCCGTCCAGCTGGGCACCCTCGGCCGGCTCGCCGACGTCGACGACGGCTTCGAGAACGCCCGAGACGTCGAAGCTCAGGTCCGACTGTCGGTACGGCTCGACGACGCCCGCGACGAGTGTCTCAATACGCGGCACGCCGACTTCCAACGTCGTCACACCGACCGACCGCGGAGGAACGCCGGTCCCGGTGGCTGCTTCTTCGCCACAACCCGCGAGCGTCACAGCGGAAGCCAACGCGACGCAGGCGGAACGACAAAACCAGCTCAGATCCAGGCGCGGCCGATTCGGTCGACGAAGGTGTCGAGACGCTATGGCGGGTTCGATTCGTCTCACGGCTGTGCTCCGTCGGAAGTTCCTCATACGGGCGACAGGCTCCAAGCAGCTGCCGGACGAGGGCCGTTTTATCCAACTGGATAGCAGCATGCAAATCGAATCACCTGCTCCCCACAACGCGCGGGGAACCGATAACCGACGCCGACGCTCAAGTCCGAGCAGACCGAAGTCCGCCGAGCGTGACGTCGACGATGAGCGTGGCAATCCGGTCGACGTCGTCGGCTTCGAGCTTGGGTTTGTCGAGCAGCTTCAAGACGATTCCCTGACCAATCCGGAGCATCACGCACTGAAAAATGACGTTGAATGCGAGAATCTCCAGCGTTTCATCGTCTTCGATCTTCGGCTCCACCTCGCGCAACAGCGCCTTCATCATCTCATGACCCGGCTTGATCACGCGCTTGTAGAACGACGGATCAGGGCCGCCATCGCGGGAGATCTCTGCACGAAGAAGACCCATCGCCGTCGCGCGATCTTCGCTGGCTCGGACTTGAAACGCGACCATGCTCTTGACGGCCGAGCGGAACCGGCTTCTGGCTTCGTTGCGTTTGGGTCGTCGTGCCGGCGGCTCTTCGAGCGGCGGCCTGAGCATCTCGTCGACGGACGTGATCTGATGAATCGCGGCGAGGTAGAGCTCGTCTTTGCTTCGAAAGTGATACCGAATGCTGCCGTGCGTGACGCCCGCGTCAGCGGCGATGCGGCGAAGGGAGACCGCGTCGCGTCCGTGCTCGGCAAACAGCCGGGAAGCCGTCGACAGCAACCGCTGCTTGATGACGGGCTCGGACTTGGCGTCTCCTCGCATTAGCCAAAAACTACACCGAACTCGCCGCCGTGCGGAACCCCGGCGGTCCGGCCGTCACAGACTGCGACGGCGACTGAGCGTCGCCGCTCACGAAACCGACGGCTGCGTCTCGACCGCCGGCGGAAGATGACGTTCGAAGCCTGGACCACGCGGCTCACGCACGTGAAGCCGGTTATCGCCGATGATCAGACGTGAATCGTGGCTGTTGAGCAACCACGCGACCAGCCAGTTGAAGAGCACCCGCGTCCGATTTCGAAAGCCCACGAGGAACGCGATGTGAACCCCCGCCCAGAGCAACCACGCGAAGAACCCCGAGAATCGGTACGACCCGATCGCGGCCACGGCACGGTTCTTTCCGATGATCGCCATCGAGCCTTTGTCCCAGTACGTGAACGGCTTTGACCGCGTCGTCGACGAGCCGGCCTCAACCTCCTCCTTGATGACCTTGGCCGCGTAGCTGCCCATCTGCATCGCGACCTGGGCCACACCCGGCAGCGGACGCTCGGCCCCTTCGGCGATGAAGGACGCTGCATCGCCCAGGACAAACACCTCCGGATGCCCGGGAACGCTCAAGTCCGGCTCGACGATGGCCCGACCGGCTCGGTCGAGCGGCGTGTCGAGCGATCGAAGCAGCGGGCTCCCCTTGACGCCCGCCGCCCAGAACACGTTGGCCGCCGGGATGTACTCCTCGCCGACCTTCACGCCGCCGTCATCGACAGACGTCACCAGGCTGTTCAGCCGGACCTCCACGCCGAGCGCTTCCAAGTCCTTGTGGGCACGCTTTGAAAGCCGCTCTGG from Planctomycetota bacterium includes these protein-coding regions:
- a CDS encoding CerR family C-terminal domain-containing protein gives rise to the protein MRGDAKSEPVIKQRLLSTASRLFAEHGRDAVSLRRIAADAGVTHGSIRYHFRSKDELYLAAIHQITSVDEMLRPPLEEPPARRPKRNEARSRFRSAVKSMVAFQVRASEDRATAMGLLRAEISRDGGPDPSFYKRVIKPGHEMMKALLREVEPKIEDDETLEILAFNVIFQCVMLRIGQGIVLKLLDKPKLEADDVDRIATLIVDVTLGGLRSART
- a CDS encoding NAD(P)/FAD-dependent oxidoreductase encodes the protein PLLYQVATASLSPESISAPIRAALTKAKNCQIVLDEVVDIDVERRRVVVSEGSVPYDYLVLAVGARHDYFGNDKWEPLAPGLKTLEDATEIRRRMLLAFESAEHEADEATRHAALTFAVVGAGPTGVELAGAIKSIASNTLPREYRNIDTRTARVILLEGGKRVLEGFPERLSKRAHKDLEALGVEVRLNSLVTSVDDGGVKVGEEYIPAANVFWAAGVKGSPLLRSLDTPLDRAGRAIVEPDLSVPGHPEVFVLGDAASFIAEGAERPLPGVAQVAMQMGSYAAKVIKEEVEAGSSTTRSKPFTYWDKGSMAIIGKNRAVAAIGSYRFSGFFAWLLWAGVHIAFLVGFRNRTRVLFNWLVAWLLNSHDSRLIIGDNRLHVREPRGPGFERHLPPAVETQPSVS